The Ruminococcaceae bacterium R-25 genomic interval TGTGCAATTTTTGCCCGAAAATCAGGTAAAAATTGCATAAAATGGCCACTTTTGTGCAATTTTCGGTGAAAAAATAAAGAAAAATTGCACATTTGATATTTGTGAGACTAGTCTCAAATGACCCCAAAAAGTCTCAACCTTTCGAAATCGCAACATTTCCAGCTTTAGAGGTCATATAATCTCACAAAAGGAGGCAATTCTATATGGCAGTAGATATAAGACGAGACTTAGTTGTGCGATATGGATTAGTCTCGAAAAGCATAGATGAGATCGAAAAGAAGATTCGACTTTTACCTAAAGGCCGGATCAATGTCAGGACCAGAAACGGGAAAACATATTACTATCTTGCTGAAACAGGAGCCGGTGAAAGATATTTGGGGACAGAAGACCGGGAATTCATTGAACAATTGATTCAGAAGAAATATCTGAAAGATGTCTTAAGGAAAAACCGGACTGAAGCAACTGCGCTTGAAAAGATGATAAAGATATATCCTGAAACTCTTGCTGAAGATTTATATGATCAGCTGCCTGAGGGCTTTAAAAAGCTCGCAAAGCCGATTATTCCTTTTGATGAATCATATGCGAACAAGTGGATGGAAATGCCATATAAGCATAAGCTGTTCAAAAAAGATGCGCCTGTGTATCTGACAACAAAAGGGGAGAGAGTAAGGTCTAAATCTGAAGTTATTATTGCTGAAAGAATGAGAATAAAAGGCGTTCCGTATAGGTATGAATGTCCGTTGATTATCAATGGAAAGATAATTCACCCTGATTTCACTATTCTGAGAATGAGTGACCGGAAAATTCTATATCTCGAACATTGCGGAAGAATGGATGATCCGAAGTATACGGAAGATATGATAAAAAGAGCAAATGATTATTCTGAGGCCGGAATCATTTTAGGTGACAGACTATTCTATACGTTTGAGTCAGACACAACACCGCTTGATGTAAAAGTGATAGACAGGTTGATCGAGGAAAACTTCATGTAACAAGATATAAAAACGGGATTTAACACTGTTAAATCCCATATTTCATTGACTTTTAAATTATTTTACTGAGCTGCGAAGAAGGTTCCTACGTCGTCCTGGTCGATGATCTTCTCTAATGTCTGTACGGCAGAACCGTCAGCGATGACACCCATGATGCCGTTCTCTGTGACCTTGCTCATGGCGGTGATCTTTGTTGCCATGCCGCCTGTGCCGAGCCAGGAACCCTTGCCTGCCGTGAAGTCGAGCATATCAGGAGTTACCTTGTCTACATAAGAGATACGCTCTGCGTCAGGATTCTCTCTGGGGTTGGAATCGTAAAGACCGTCAACATCGGAGAGGATAACGAGGAGGTCGGCATTTGCGAGGACTGCAACGTCTGCTGAGAGCGTGTCGTTGTCGCCGAAAGTGCCGTTGTGCATGATCTCCGTTGTAGATACGGAGTCGTTCTCGTTGATGACAGGGATTATTCTCATTTCGAGCAGTGTCTCGATAGTGTTTGTAACATTAGCTCTG includes:
- a CDS encoding glutamate 5-kinase, encoding MSKYSGSRNPVNFAKRIVVKVGTSTLTYDNGKMNLGNIDRLCRSISDLMNRGKEVLLVSSGAIGVGIGYLDLKQRPTTTREKQAIASVGQCELMNAYARSFSEYSYRCGQILLTKDGITDKLTRANVTNTIETLLEMRIIPVINENDSVSTTEIMHNGTFGDNDTLSADVAVLANADLLVILSDVDGLYDSNPRENPDAERISYVDKVTPDMLDFTAGKGSWLGTGGMATKITAMSKVTENGIMGVIADGSAVQTLEKIIDQDDVGTFFAAQ